The nucleotide window GTAGACCTGGCGCAGGACCGACACGTCGCGCCCGGCGTCGGCCAGGCGGCGCCGGGCGCCGTCGATGGTGAGCTTTTCCTCGTACAGCAGGGCCTTGATGCGGGTGACGAGGTCGAGGTGTTCGTCGGTGTAGAGCCGCTGCCCTTTTTTCGTGCGCACGGGCGCAAGCTGCGGGAACTCCGTTTCCCAAAACCGCAGCACGAACGGCTTGAGCCCCGTCAGACTGGCGACTTCGCCGATCTTGTAGGTCCTTTGCAGCATGGCGCCTCAAAATGCGCCAAGCCGCCCCCCCGGTCAAGCCCGGCGCCGGGTCCGGGCCGCGCCGTCACCGGCTTGTCGCGAAATCGTTTCCCGGACTCGCGCCCGCAAGGGTTATCTGGTATGCGGGACCCGGATCCGTCCGCCCGTCGCGGCCGGCCCGGGCCGAGGGCCTGTCGCCCCGCCCGCCCACCAACCTCGGCCCGACGGCGCACCCGCCGGACCGGGCCGTGAGGAGTACCCGCCATGGCCACCATCACCATCCAGGATAGTGTCACCCTGTATTATAAGGATTGGGGCACCGGGCAGCCGGTGGTCTTCAGCCACGGCTGGCCGCTGTGCGCCGACGCCTTCGAGGACCAGATGTTCTTCCTGGCCCAGCACGGCCTCCGGGCCGTCGCCCACGACCGCCGGGGCCACGGCCGCTCCAGCCAACCCTTTACCGGCAACGACCTCGACACCTACGCCGACGACCTGGCCGCGCTGCTCACGGCCCTCGACCTCAAGGACGCCGTGCTTGTCGGCCATTCCACCGGCGGCGGCGAGGTCGTGCGCTACCTGGGACGCCACGGCTCGGCCCGGGTGGCCAAGATCGTGCTCATCGGCGCCATCCCGCCCCTGATGCTCCAGACGCCGGCCAACCCCGGCGGCCTGCCCATGGCGGTCTTCGACGGCATCCGCGAAGGCGTGCGCAAGGACCGCTCCCGGTTCTTCAAGGACCTGACCCTGCCGTTTTACGGCTACAACCGGCCCGGGGCGGACGTGTCCGAGGGCGTGCGCGAGGACTTCTGGCGCCAGGGCATGCTGGCCGGCTTCCCGGCCGCCTACTTCTGCATCAAGGCCTTCTCGGAAACCGACCTGACCGAGGACCTCAAGAAAATCGACGTGCCGACACTGTTCCTGCATGGCGACGACGACCAGATCGTGCCCATCGACGCCTCGGCCCGCGCCGCCATCAAACTCGTCAAAAACGCCGTGCTCAAGGAATACCCCGGCGGTTCCCACGGCATCTGCACCACGCAAAAGGACCAGGTCAACACCGACCTGCTGGCTTTCATCCAAAGCTAGCCCCACCCCCCCAACGCAAAAAAGCCCCGATGCGCCGGCATCGGGGCTTTCGTTTTTCCCGTCGGGTCGCATGCCCCCGTCAGGCCGCCGCCTTGCGCCTCGGCCACAACTGCGAGGCCAGCATGCCGGCGAACATCAGGGCGCAGCCGAACAGGCCCCGCGCGCCGAGCGACTCATGGAGGACCAACGCCCCGCCGATGGCGGCGAACACCGTCTCGAAACTGAGCAGAATGGCGGCATGGGTCGGATTGGCGTCGCGCTGGGCCACCACCTGCAAGGTGTAGGCAAGGCCCACCGAAAGCAGGCCGCCATAGAGGATGGCCCAGGCCGCGCCCCGTACCCCCTCCCAGGACAGCTCCTCGAAGGCCAGGGCGCAGGCCAGGCTCAGGGCCGAGCAGACCACGTACTGGGCCATGGCCAGGGGCAAGGCCCGGGTGCGCGGCGACAGCCAGCCGATGACCAGCACATGGCCGGCCCAGAAAAAGGCGCCCACAAGTTCCAGCCCGTCACCCGGGGCCAGGGTGAACTGTTCGGTCACGGACAGGAAATACAGGCCCACGGCCGCGGCCACCGCGCCCACCATGTCGCTCCGGGCCGGCCGCTGGCCGATGAAATAGCCCAGCATCGGCACCAGCACGACGTAGAGCCCGGTAATGAAACCCGCCTTGCCGGCCGTGGTGTATTTGAGCCCCACCTGCTGCAGGGCCGCCCCGGCAAAGAGCACCGTGCCGGCGATGAGCCCGCCCAGCCAGGGGAACCCCGGATTGCCGCCGGCCAGAAACGGGGCGGGCGGCGGATAGCGCATCGACCGGACGGCCAAGGGCGCCAGCACCATCGCCCCGAGCGCGAACCGGATGCCGTTGAAGGCCATGGGGCCCATGTGGTCCATGCCGATACGCTGGGCCACGAAGGCGAATCCCCAGATCAAGGCGGTAATCAAACACAGGATATCCGCCCGAATCGCCGCGTTGCGCACGTGCACACCTCCTTCGAGACATCGGTTCACGACCGGAGAATGCCTCCGGCGGCCAGGGCGCTGCCCTGGACCCGCCGGGGGGCGTCACGCCCCCCGGACCCCCCGTCCGGCGTCGGCGGGCGGACGGGGCGACGGTCACCGGTCGGGCCGTCCAGTGCGGGGCGAAGATGCGAGGCCGGAATTGCGCCTTCGATGCCGCCGCTGACGCGGCAGGCTCGAAGGCG belongs to Solidesulfovibrio sp. and includes:
- a CDS encoding MerR family transcriptional regulator is translated as MLQRTYKIGEVASLTGLKPFVLRFWETEFPQLAPVRTKKGQRLYTDEHLDLVTRIKALLYEEKLTIDGARRRLADAGRDVSVLRQVYDELKAIRCLLDDPPVT
- a CDS encoding alpha/beta hydrolase, giving the protein MATITIQDSVTLYYKDWGTGQPVVFSHGWPLCADAFEDQMFFLAQHGLRAVAHDRRGHGRSSQPFTGNDLDTYADDLAALLTALDLKDAVLVGHSTGGGEVVRYLGRHGSARVAKIVLIGAIPPLMLQTPANPGGLPMAVFDGIREGVRKDRSRFFKDLTLPFYGYNRPGADVSEGVREDFWRQGMLAGFPAAYFCIKAFSETDLTEDLKKIDVPTLFLHGDDDQIVPIDASARAAIKLVKNAVLKEYPGGSHGICTTQKDQVNTDLLAFIQS
- a CDS encoding DMT family transporter; translated protein: MRNAAIRADILCLITALIWGFAFVAQRIGMDHMGPMAFNGIRFALGAMVLAPLAVRSMRYPPPAPFLAGGNPGFPWLGGLIAGTVLFAGAALQQVGLKYTTAGKAGFITGLYVVLVPMLGYFIGQRPARSDMVGAVAAAVGLYFLSVTEQFTLAPGDGLELVGAFFWAGHVLVIGWLSPRTRALPLAMAQYVVCSALSLACALAFEELSWEGVRGAAWAILYGGLLSVGLAYTLQVVAQRDANPTHAAILLSFETVFAAIGGALVLHESLGARGLFGCALMFAGMLASQLWPRRKAAA